The Thermoflavifilum sp. genome contains a region encoding:
- a CDS encoding DUF302 domain-containing protein, whose protein sequence is MSYYFSKTLSGLSFDEAIQKVTEALKGEGFGVLTEIDVQATLKKKLNVDFRKYRILGACNPPFAYQALQAEDKIGTMLPCNVIVQEQTPDRIEVAAIDPIASMMAVENTHLGEVARAVQQKLKKVIDQL, encoded by the coding sequence ATGTCGTACTATTTTTCCAAAACGTTATCTGGACTTTCTTTCGACGAGGCCATTCAAAAAGTAACCGAGGCCTTGAAGGGAGAAGGTTTTGGCGTGCTCACCGAAATTGATGTGCAGGCCACGCTCAAGAAAAAGCTGAATGTCGATTTCCGGAAATATCGCATTTTAGGCGCCTGCAATCCGCCTTTTGCTTATCAGGCTTTACAGGCTGAAGATAAGATCGGCACCATGTTACCCTGTAACGTCATTGTACAGGAACAGACGCCCGATCGGATAGAAGTGGCGGCCATCGATCCGATAGCTTCCATGATGGCGGTGGAAAATACACACCTCGGCGAAGTAGCCCGGGCTGTGCAGCAAAAATTGAAGAAGGTGATTGATCAGCTATAG
- a CDS encoding glycoside hydrolase family 3 N-terminal domain-containing protein, with protein sequence MKTPAAVSWNARRWVDSVMRHMDTVRKIAQLMMIRVYNPPNADQAAQVTHAIQDLGVGGIVFFQGDPVQQALLTNQYQAMSAVPLWVGIDGEWGLAMRLQGVEPFPRQLQLGALPDAALIYQMGRVVGAQCRRMGIQINFAPDADINNNPDNPVINDRSFGENKYIVARYARAYMQGMQQEGIIAVAKHFPGHGDTDVDSHQDLPVVRKSIRTLDTLELYPFKQLIHAGVKGIMVGHLHVPALDSTPHMPASLSRPIITGLLKQRIGYGGLVFTDALDMKGVTNYFQHGEAALQALLAGNDVLVLPENIQEAIDTIAAAIRQHRVSMNLLNARVRRILEAKYRLGLAQWHPIDTSHLVEDLNRSVVRLHQLMNDSSFTVLGNDHQFLPFSPGSLMRIAYVGVGLDTTRTDFARDLEAYHPVDAYFFPASSPWENIDRLAQKLKYQYDAVIVGVHRLNRYPANHFGMSEAEILLVQQLQQEARTVTVLFGNPYALQDMHDGEACIVAYDDDSLAHATAAALLFGRMSPQGRLPVSISGRFTAGSGLLGWHANRVVLPYVQPEQVGLDPVILKRIDTIAREAIAAHATPGCVVLAARDGKIFWHRAYGYLDYGDSLPVQLNTIYDMASCTKICATTLAAMRLYDEGKLRLDDPLGRYLPWLKGSDKAPLTIRDVMLHQAGLVAWIPFYKNTLYDGVHPDTVLYSRVRDPQHTVRVAEHLYMNPDYIDSMYMQIRNSKLGPKDRYVYSDNDFILMQKVVEAITGMRLDAYVEKTFYAPLGLDRIGFRPRTFAALREIAPTEHEQLFRLQQLHGDVHDPGAAMFGGISGHAGLFADAYDLAVLMHMLLNGGSLNGQHFLQPQTIAYFTGYRSAISRRGLGWDKPEKDRMKDPEPYPCASASPLTFGHTGFTGTCIWVDPAYKLTFIFLSNRVCPDGGANMKLIQMNIRGRIQQTLYDAMGVQAPVSKIEKK encoded by the coding sequence ATGAAAACGCCCGCTGCTGTTTCATGGAATGCCCGCCGATGGGTCGATAGTGTGATGCGGCACATGGATACCGTACGAAAAATCGCCCAGCTCATGATGATCCGGGTGTATAATCCCCCCAATGCCGACCAGGCCGCACAGGTAACGCATGCCATCCAGGACCTGGGTGTGGGAGGCATTGTATTCTTTCAGGGTGATCCGGTACAGCAGGCGCTGCTTACCAATCAATATCAGGCAATGAGTGCCGTTCCCTTGTGGGTGGGCATCGACGGAGAATGGGGACTGGCCATGCGACTGCAGGGTGTGGAGCCCTTTCCCCGTCAGCTTCAGCTGGGTGCGCTGCCCGATGCGGCTTTGATATACCAGATGGGACGCGTGGTGGGAGCACAATGCCGCCGGATGGGCATCCAGATTAACTTTGCACCCGATGCCGATATCAACAACAATCCCGATAATCCGGTCATCAACGACCGTTCGTTCGGCGAAAACAAATATATCGTAGCGCGTTATGCCCGGGCTTATATGCAGGGCATGCAGCAGGAAGGCATCATAGCCGTAGCCAAACATTTTCCCGGACATGGCGATACCGATGTGGATTCCCATCAGGATCTTCCGGTCGTGCGTAAATCCATCCGCACCCTCGACACCCTCGAGTTATATCCTTTCAAGCAATTGATTCATGCAGGAGTGAAAGGCATCATGGTAGGACATTTGCATGTGCCCGCGCTCGACAGCACCCCTCATATGCCGGCGTCTTTATCCCGCCCGATCATTACCGGCCTGTTGAAACAGCGAATAGGCTATGGCGGACTGGTCTTTACCGATGCACTGGACATGAAGGGGGTGACCAACTATTTTCAACATGGAGAAGCCGCCCTGCAGGCCCTGCTTGCCGGCAACGATGTGCTGGTGCTTCCGGAAAACATACAGGAAGCGATTGACACCATTGCCGCGGCGATCAGGCAACACCGCGTGAGCATGAACCTATTGAATGCCCGGGTGAGACGTATTCTCGAAGCCAAATACAGACTGGGCCTCGCACAATGGCATCCCATCGACACCAGTCATCTCGTAGAGGACCTGAATCGTTCGGTGGTGCGCCTGCATCAGCTGATGAATGATAGCAGCTTCACCGTGCTGGGCAATGATCATCAATTTCTGCCTTTCTCCCCGGGGAGTCTTATGCGTATCGCTTATGTGGGGGTGGGCCTCGACACGACGCGAACTGATTTTGCGCGGGATCTGGAAGCTTACCATCCCGTTGACGCTTATTTTTTCCCCGCCTCATCGCCCTGGGAAAATATTGACCGGCTTGCCCAAAAGCTGAAATATCAGTATGATGCCGTGATTGTGGGTGTACACCGGTTGAATCGCTATCCGGCCAACCATTTTGGAATGTCGGAAGCGGAAATCTTGTTGGTTCAGCAGTTGCAGCAGGAGGCGCGAACGGTCACGGTGCTTTTCGGCAATCCCTATGCGTTGCAGGATATGCATGATGGTGAGGCATGCATTGTGGCTTATGATGATGATTCACTGGCCCATGCTACGGCTGCCGCTTTGCTTTTTGGCCGGATGTCGCCTCAAGGCCGCTTGCCGGTTTCGATAAGCGGCCGGTTTACCGCCGGATCGGGTTTGCTGGGCTGGCATGCCAACCGGGTGGTGCTGCCCTATGTGCAGCCGGAGCAGGTGGGGCTCGACCCGGTCATCCTGAAACGCATCGATACCATTGCCCGGGAAGCCATTGCCGCACATGCCACGCCGGGCTGTGTGGTGCTGGCGGCCCGCGATGGGAAAATTTTCTGGCATCGTGCTTATGGATATCTGGATTATGGCGATAGCCTGCCCGTGCAGCTCAACACGATCTACGACATGGCATCCTGTACTAAAATTTGTGCCACCACGCTGGCGGCCATGCGCCTGTATGATGAAGGTAAGCTCAGGTTAGATGATCCCCTTGGCCGTTACCTGCCCTGGCTCAAAGGCAGTGATAAAGCACCTTTAACCATTCGCGATGTGATGCTGCATCAGGCCGGACTGGTGGCCTGGATTCCGTTTTATAAAAACACCCTTTACGACGGTGTTCACCCCGATACGGTGCTGTACAGTCGTGTTCGGGATCCGCAGCACACGGTGCGGGTAGCCGAGCATCTGTACATGAATCCAGATTATATCGACAGCATGTATATGCAAATCCGCAACAGCAAGTTAGGCCCGAAGGATCGTTATGTGTATAGTGATAATGATTTTATCCTGATGCAAAAAGTGGTGGAGGCCATCACGGGAATGCGGCTGGATGCGTATGTGGAAAAAACTTTTTATGCGCCGCTCGGCCTTGACCGAATAGGTTTCAGGCCCAGAACTTTTGCTGCATTGCGTGAAATAGCGCCTACCGAACATGAGCAGCTGTTTCGCTTGCAGCAGCTGCATGGCGATGTACACGATCCTGGTGCAGCCATGTTTGGCGGTATATCCGGGCATGCCGGTCTGTTTGCCGATGCTTACGACCTGGCCGTGTTGATGCACATGTTGCTCAACGGTGGTTCGCTCAATGGACAGCATTTCCTCCAGCCCCAGACCATTGCTTATTTCACCGGCTACCGGAGTGCCATCAGTCGTCGTGGACTTGGGTGGGATAAACCGGAGAAAGACCGGATGAAAGATCCGGAGCCTTATCCCTGTGCCAGTGCCTCTCCTCTTACTTTTGGACATACCGGCTTTACCGGTACCTGCATCTGGGTGGATCCAGCCTATAAGCTCACTTTCATTTTCCTGAGCAATCGGGTATGTCCGGATGGGGGAGCCAACATGAAGCTCATCCAGATGAATATTCGGGGACGCATCCAGCAAACCCTGTATGATGCCATGGGCGTACAGGCTCCCGTGAGCAAGATTGAGAAAAAATAA
- a CDS encoding efflux RND transporter periplasmic adaptor subunit: MKTICWIITLFSLGWGILGTGCWHHPSTPTQQAEHASTLYTCPMHPQIRREQPGKCPICGMTLVPVSTHGGSAQPGHHHHRADTDTMQMIVLDAHQEMLADVHTTRARAGSLSHTFWLTGTTIFDPQGVETLSAWFSGWITRLFVNNPGQYVRPGQALYEIYSPDLLADEQTYLTVYRQWHQGMITDSSLLMSLRQRLLRWGLSPRQIEDLPSHASTGKLTVYSRGSGYLTRKYVQEGDHVNEGQPVMQLNRTASLWVQAQLDPALVDLLDHVKHLHIRLPAHPGHLFSGHIVFSNPVVQAGAQVYLVQIEFTTTPAQVQPGEMAEVELETDRPVAGALRIPATAVVYASSQPVVWVQTKPHTYMKRRVRLGMVDAREAVIVGGLQPGDRVVDQGSYLLHSQYILTYGAGVNMSGMQMSDMKMGGKNSSM; the protein is encoded by the coding sequence ATGAAAACTATATGCTGGATAATAACGCTATTCAGTCTGGGTTGGGGCATACTGGGAACGGGTTGCTGGCATCACCCTTCCACACCCACCCAGCAGGCTGAGCACGCCTCCACGCTTTATACCTGTCCCATGCATCCACAGATCCGCAGGGAACAACCCGGGAAATGTCCGATTTGTGGGATGACCCTGGTGCCTGTCTCTACCCATGGTGGCTCCGCTCAGCCGGGACATCATCACCACAGGGCTGATACCGATACCATGCAGATGATCGTGCTCGATGCCCATCAGGAAATGCTGGCCGATGTGCATACCACGAGGGCACGGGCGGGCAGCTTGTCGCATACCTTCTGGCTCACGGGCACCACCATTTTTGATCCGCAAGGGGTGGAAACCCTCAGCGCCTGGTTCTCGGGATGGATTACCCGGTTGTTTGTGAATAATCCCGGGCAATATGTACGCCCGGGTCAGGCGCTGTATGAAATCTACAGTCCCGATTTGCTGGCCGATGAACAAACCTATCTCACCGTCTACCGGCAATGGCACCAGGGGATGATCACCGATAGCAGCTTGCTGATGAGCCTACGGCAACGGCTGCTGCGTTGGGGATTGTCGCCCCGGCAGATCGAGGATTTGCCATCACATGCCAGCACAGGCAAGCTCACCGTGTATAGCCGAGGCTCCGGTTATCTGACCCGAAAATATGTACAGGAAGGCGATCATGTGAATGAAGGTCAGCCGGTGATGCAACTCAATCGCACAGCCTCCCTCTGGGTGCAGGCCCAGCTCGATCCGGCGCTGGTTGACCTGCTGGATCATGTCAAACACCTGCATATCCGGCTGCCGGCCCATCCGGGTCATCTCTTTTCCGGGCATATCGTATTTTCCAATCCGGTTGTACAGGCCGGCGCTCAGGTGTATTTAGTACAGATTGAGTTTACCACCACGCCGGCACAGGTGCAGCCCGGAGAAATGGCTGAGGTGGAGCTGGAAACAGATCGGCCGGTAGCCGGCGCCTTACGTATTCCCGCCACAGCTGTAGTATATGCCTCCAGCCAACCCGTGGTATGGGTGCAGACGAAACCTCATACCTATATGAAGCGGCGCGTCAGGCTGGGTATGGTGGATGCCCGGGAAGCGGTTATCGTAGGCGGACTGCAACCGGGAGATCGGGTGGTGGATCAGGGTAGTTATTTATTGCACAGCCAGTATATCCTCACTTATGGCGCCGGCGTGAACATGTCGGGTATGCAGATGTCGGATATGAAAATGGGAGGAAAAAATTCCTCCATGTAG
- a CDS encoding permease translates to MLLKHIFTELLNMAWDIYWPLALGFFLSAMIRAYVSSSTITAHVGRPDWKGLSLSVLFGALSSSCSYAAVSMGRTLITKGASWANAIAFMIASTNLVFEIFLVIIMLLGWPFFVGEIVGGLLLIGVGTLLIRWLLSMRSIEEAKRHMQEQEAQILYQDPHAHHHVHTHHDHAHTGHTEHTHHHAAGSTRWQDAMMYFYMDVSMVGKDILLGVVIAAVLAAVVPPQVWTALFLKNQTELPLFVITLWNAVVGILVAVFSFVCSVGNILLAAVLWHGGINFGGVIAFIFSDLVTLPILLVYRRYFGTQMMFRLFFILSLSILITGVGVDYLFRAWGWIPEHPATAVALHLPSISWNMKTILNAMFIPLSIIAFFVGRAKAKS, encoded by the coding sequence ATGCTGCTGAAACACATCTTCACGGAGTTGTTGAATATGGCCTGGGATATATACTGGCCGCTGGCGTTGGGATTTTTCTTATCGGCCATGATTCGGGCATATGTATCCTCATCTACGATAACGGCGCATGTGGGCCGGCCCGATTGGAAAGGGTTGAGCTTATCGGTGTTATTTGGTGCTCTGTCGTCGTCATGCTCCTATGCAGCCGTATCTATGGGACGTACCCTCATCACCAAGGGAGCTTCCTGGGCCAATGCCATAGCTTTTATGATAGCCAGTACCAATCTGGTATTTGAAATTTTTCTGGTAATTATCATGCTGTTGGGATGGCCGTTTTTTGTAGGGGAGATCGTAGGCGGCTTGTTGTTGATTGGGGTGGGCACTTTGTTGATTCGGTGGTTGTTGAGTATGCGGAGCATCGAAGAAGCAAAACGACATATGCAAGAGCAGGAAGCGCAGATCCTGTACCAGGATCCGCATGCTCACCATCATGTGCACACACACCATGACCATGCGCATACCGGCCATACGGAGCATACCCATCATCATGCAGCTGGTTCTACCCGCTGGCAGGATGCCATGATGTATTTTTATATGGATGTGAGCATGGTAGGGAAGGATATCTTGCTGGGCGTGGTGATAGCGGCCGTGCTGGCTGCGGTGGTGCCGCCTCAGGTATGGACGGCCTTGTTTCTAAAAAATCAAACGGAGCTACCCCTGTTTGTGATTACCCTCTGGAATGCCGTGGTAGGTATTCTGGTGGCGGTTTTCTCTTTTGTCTGTTCGGTAGGAAACATTTTACTGGCGGCGGTGTTGTGGCATGGAGGCATTAATTTCGGTGGGGTCATTGCATTTATATTTTCCGATCTGGTTACGCTGCCTATTTTGTTGGTATATCGACGTTATTTCGGCACACAGATGATGTTCCGCTTGTTCTTCATTCTTTCTTTATCCATACTCATTACCGGGGTAGGCGTGGATTATCTGTTTCGAGCATGGGGCTGGATTCCTGAGCATCCGGCTACGGCTGTTGCCCTACATTTGCCGTCGATTTCCTGGAATATGAAAACCATTTTAAATGCGATGTTCATTCCTCTGTCGATTATCGCCTTTTTTGTCGGGCGAGCCAAAGCCAAATCATGA
- the mutL gene encoding DNA mismatch repair endonuclease MutL: MSDKIQLLPEHLANQIAAGEVIQRPASVVKELLENAIDAGATDIQLIVEEAGKRLIQVVDDGCGMSETDARMSFERHATSKIRDIDDLSRIQTMGFRGEALASIAAVAEVEMQTRPADQQLGTFIEISNSRVLRQEPCTCPPGTRIKVKNLFFSIPARRHFLKSDAVELRHIWEEFNRVALSFPEVGFSFIYEGELQLKLEKSSLKQRVLQLLGKTYADKLIAVQEKTADLHIFGFVGKPDTARKSRGDQYFFVNHRFIRSNYLHHAVTTAFTPMIPAESHPMYVLFLEINPEEIDVNVHPTKQEIKFGDERMVYAFVQAAVRHALAVASVTPAIDFEVPAEIQQSPALNRPFTPEQQIRISHSPLYTSFTQPHQAHVISPHITGKPDQFVDPSKGAGGADPLSEERSRRWQSLYETIQQTAPDIPQQTALPLSTGSTEDSVFPVQLHLKWILQPVKSGFILLHQYAAHERILYERYRQAFTQQPIAVQSCLFPQTLDLAPADQALLEHMLNDLHMLGYRLERADDTRSYVIQGIPADLPPGHEKQTLTQLLVQCRTEIGDIQVELREKIIRTLARQHAVSIGRPLSRKEMQQIIDELFACKEPEFAPSGKRTYLWIQDANLEKWLSDPSFFDISPVTGRFQQACSQPR, translated from the coding sequence ATGAGCGACAAGATTCAGCTTTTACCCGAACATCTGGCCAATCAGATTGCCGCTGGCGAGGTGATTCAGCGGCCGGCATCTGTGGTGAAGGAACTGCTGGAAAATGCCATTGACGCGGGTGCAACGGATATCCAGTTGATTGTCGAAGAGGCCGGCAAACGCCTCATCCAGGTCGTGGACGATGGTTGTGGCATGAGTGAAACCGATGCACGCATGAGTTTTGAACGGCATGCTACTTCCAAAATCCGGGATATTGACGACCTATCCCGGATTCAAACGATGGGCTTCCGGGGCGAAGCGCTGGCTTCCATCGCTGCCGTGGCCGAAGTGGAAATGCAAACCCGACCGGCCGATCAGCAACTGGGTACATTCATCGAAATCAGCAACAGCCGGGTTTTGCGACAGGAGCCCTGTACATGTCCGCCCGGAACCCGGATAAAAGTGAAAAACCTGTTTTTCTCCATACCCGCCCGCCGGCATTTCCTGAAAAGTGATGCGGTAGAGTTACGACATATCTGGGAAGAATTTAACCGGGTAGCCCTGTCCTTTCCCGAAGTCGGCTTCAGCTTTATTTACGAAGGAGAATTGCAGCTGAAACTTGAAAAAAGTTCGTTGAAACAACGCGTGTTGCAGCTGTTAGGTAAAACCTATGCCGATAAACTTATTGCCGTACAGGAGAAAACAGCCGATCTGCACATTTTCGGCTTCGTGGGAAAACCCGATACGGCCAGGAAAAGCCGTGGTGATCAGTATTTTTTCGTCAATCACCGGTTTATCCGCAGCAACTACCTGCATCATGCGGTGACTACAGCTTTTACACCTATGATACCCGCCGAAAGTCATCCCATGTATGTACTTTTTCTGGAGATTAATCCCGAAGAAATTGATGTAAATGTTCATCCCACCAAGCAGGAAATCAAGTTTGGCGATGAAAGAATGGTTTACGCTTTTGTTCAGGCCGCCGTGCGTCATGCTCTGGCCGTGGCCAGCGTAACACCTGCAATTGATTTTGAAGTGCCAGCCGAGATCCAGCAATCTCCTGCCCTGAATCGGCCTTTTACGCCGGAACAGCAAATCCGAATCAGCCATTCGCCATTGTACACCTCGTTCACCCAGCCCCACCAGGCACATGTGATTAGTCCGCATATCACCGGTAAACCGGATCAATTTGTTGACCCTTCGAAAGGTGCAGGTGGAGCAGACCCGCTATCCGAAGAGCGGTCGCGTCGCTGGCAATCGCTTTACGAAACTATTCAACAAACGGCCCCGGACATACCCCAGCAAACAGCATTACCCTTATCGACGGGCTCCACCGAAGATTCCGTGTTTCCGGTACAACTTCATCTGAAATGGATCCTGCAACCCGTAAAATCAGGTTTTATCCTGCTCCACCAATACGCCGCACACGAACGAATTCTATATGAAAGATACCGTCAGGCTTTTACCCAGCAACCCATAGCCGTTCAATCGTGCCTGTTTCCACAGACCCTTGATCTTGCACCAGCCGATCAGGCTTTGCTGGAGCATATGCTGAATGATTTGCACATGCTGGGATACCGACTCGAAAGGGCCGACGACACGAGAAGCTATGTCATTCAGGGTATTCCGGCCGATTTGCCACCAGGGCATGAAAAGCAAACCTTAACTCAATTGCTTGTCCAGTGCCGAACTGAAATAGGCGACATCCAGGTCGAACTCCGGGAAAAAATCATCCGCACATTAGCCCGACAGCATGCTGTTTCCATTGGCCGACCACTAAGCCGAAAGGAAATGCAACAAATCATCGATGAACTCTTTGCCTGTAAAGAACCCGAATTTGCACCTTCGGGAAAAAGAACCTATCTCTGGATACAAGATGCCAATCTGGAGAAATGGCTGTCCGACCCTTCATTTTTCGATATCTCCCCTGTAACCGGACGTTTTCAGCAAGCCTGCTCCCAACCCCGATAA
- a CDS encoding TolC family protein, with protein sequence MKSVNISAHSLFLFLAGCLLVMASASGLYAQGLSLQQVIDSIDRRNVGLQQYMHRQEAARQRALAAYGWPAPAVGLGLNEFPYPGMHTTENLSARKMSMLRVQQMLPLFGYQRAEAAYQRSLVPQYADQQGILRNTLHTRARMAYVELWIGEQKINTIQEQIRQLTLLIQVLEKQLSYNRTQPQYIYQARAALADWQNQLAVWRGQVAASAAVLNSLMNKPVDASLQIDTSRLPLSLTMPALLDSVALVQQRSDLRWLSHQMNSLAYQRKALLAQLRPQVGLSWDHMRMTNGMYMYNLMLMVTLPSLPWAARAQRQQALSIDEERKALEDQQQEQLFETLGQIAQLQAQLQAWQQQLQAYQSDILPAYAHTYTAYLQALAEQIGPGPTGVETLQAWNAWTMKKIDYLDLLHQYFLTRIDLLNQLEQ encoded by the coding sequence ATGAAATCAGTAAACATCAGCGCGCATAGTCTTTTTTTATTCTTAGCCGGATGCCTGCTGGTTATGGCTTCCGCCTCGGGGCTGTATGCCCAGGGGCTTTCGCTTCAGCAGGTGATAGACAGCATCGATCGTCGTAATGTGGGTTTGCAGCAGTATATGCATCGGCAGGAGGCCGCCCGGCAAAGAGCGCTGGCCGCCTACGGATGGCCTGCGCCGGCAGTTGGATTAGGACTGAACGAGTTTCCTTATCCCGGCATGCATACAACGGAAAACCTGTCGGCCCGAAAAATGTCGATGCTTCGTGTGCAGCAAATGTTGCCCTTATTCGGCTATCAACGAGCAGAAGCCGCCTATCAACGTTCCCTGGTGCCCCAGTATGCCGATCAGCAGGGTATATTACGGAATACCTTGCACACCCGGGCACGCATGGCTTATGTGGAACTATGGATCGGTGAACAGAAAATCAATACCATACAGGAGCAGATCCGACAATTGACCTTATTGATACAGGTGCTGGAAAAACAATTAAGCTATAATCGTACGCAGCCTCAGTATATCTACCAGGCCCGGGCCGCACTGGCCGACTGGCAGAACCAGCTTGCGGTATGGCGCGGGCAGGTGGCCGCATCGGCCGCTGTGCTGAACAGCCTGATGAATAAACCCGTGGATGCTTCCCTGCAGATCGACACCTCCCGACTGCCCCTATCGCTCACCATGCCTGCTTTGCTCGACTCGGTGGCCTTAGTGCAACAGCGGTCTGACCTGCGGTGGCTTTCCCACCAGATGAACAGTCTGGCTTACCAGCGTAAAGCTTTGCTGGCTCAACTCAGACCCCAGGTGGGGCTCTCATGGGATCATATGCGGATGACCAACGGCATGTATATGTACAACCTGATGCTGATGGTCACCCTGCCTTCCCTGCCCTGGGCGGCACGTGCCCAGCGACAACAGGCCTTGAGCATCGATGAAGAACGAAAGGCGCTCGAAGACCAGCAACAGGAACAGCTCTTTGAAACGCTGGGACAGATCGCCCAATTGCAGGCTCAGCTGCAGGCCTGGCAACAACAGTTACAGGCCTATCAATCCGATATCCTGCCTGCGTATGCCCATACTTATACGGCCTATCTGCAGGCACTGGCCGAACAAATCGGTCCCGGCCCTACAGGCGTGGAAACCCTGCAGGCCTGGAATGCATGGACCATGAAAAAAATCGATTATCTGGACCTGCTCCATCAATATTTTCTCACCCGCATTGATTTACTCAATCAACTCGAACAATAA
- a CDS encoding efflux RND transporter periplasmic adaptor subunit, translating into MYRSFFSPSLLLGILAWVAAYSLSGCRPASVRQAPSVDQQAGYYTCPMHPQIRREQPGKCPICGMTLEFHALQPAPANPDSDSTTADSSLNLLVQPVTGTVIGSPPVVSLQAQIPGDTLHAFGYLTYDQRYTHLITPRVSGRIEALYVHALYERVRAGQPLMKIYSPELLALQRYWIQALRAHDTALIAALRQNLLNQGMLPEELQQVKQTLQPLATFTLVSPVSGWLYTPNASSDAGASPTIQPMQLPFVTGDYVQAGMPIWEVQTDTRVWAIVQVSNDQLANLSVGDPVELYREGIPDQKIEANIDFIPPDRDAGDARFASLRVYLRALPPGWKVNQLLRARIYPRLSSGRRRAAQPGWFIPRSAVDDLGRHQIVWVQDARHPNVFHAREVKLGFSSGDWVQVIDGLQPGERIAREAGYMVDSDSFVTRAD; encoded by the coding sequence ATGTACAGATCCTTTTTTTCGCCGTCTCTCCTGCTCGGCATCCTCGCCTGGGTAGCCGCCTACAGCTTGTCCGGCTGTCGGCCGGCCTCGGTCAGGCAGGCGCCTTCCGTTGACCAGCAAGCAGGCTATTATACCTGCCCTATGCATCCGCAGATCCGTAGAGAGCAGCCGGGTAAATGTCCGATCTGCGGGATGACGCTGGAATTCCACGCGCTTCAGCCTGCCCCGGCAAATCCCGACAGCGACAGCACCACTGCCGATAGCAGCCTGAACCTGCTGGTCCAGCCGGTGACCGGTACCGTGATCGGCTCACCACCGGTGGTCAGTCTCCAGGCGCAAATACCTGGCGACACCCTGCACGCATTTGGCTATCTTACCTATGACCAACGATATACCCACCTGATCACCCCGAGGGTGAGCGGCCGTATCGAAGCCCTGTATGTACATGCCCTGTATGAACGGGTCAGGGCTGGCCAGCCGCTGATGAAGATATACAGTCCGGAATTGCTTGCCCTGCAGCGCTACTGGATACAGGCATTACGCGCGCACGATACGGCATTGATAGCGGCTCTGCGGCAAAACCTTCTCAATCAGGGCATGCTGCCTGAAGAACTCCAGCAGGTGAAACAAACCCTGCAACCCCTGGCCACCTTTACCCTGGTCAGCCCGGTTTCGGGCTGGTTGTATACGCCGAATGCTTCATCGGATGCAGGAGCGTCACCCACCATTCAGCCCATGCAGCTGCCTTTTGTAACAGGCGATTATGTACAGGCAGGCATGCCGATATGGGAGGTGCAAACCGACACCCGAGTCTGGGCTATCGTGCAGGTGAGCAATGATCAGCTGGCCAACCTATCGGTGGGCGACCCGGTGGAGCTTTACCGCGAAGGCATACCCGATCAAAAAATAGAGGCAAATATTGATTTCATCCCCCCGGATCGAGATGCCGGCGATGCTCGCTTCGCCTCCCTTCGGGTGTATCTCCGGGCGCTCCCTCCCGGATGGAAGGTGAATCAGCTGCTGCGTGCCCGCATTTACCCCCGGCTCAGCAGCGGCCGGCGTCGAGCAGCACAACCGGGTTGGTTTATTCCTCGCTCTGCCGTCGATGATCTGGGCAGGCATCAAATCGTATGGGTGCAGGATGCCCGTCATCCCAACGTATTTCATGCGCGGGAAGTGAAGTTGGGATTTTCATCGGGCGATTGGGTGCAGGTGATAGACGGACTGCAACCCGGCGAACGGATAGCCCGTGAAGCCGGTTATATGGTAGACAGCGACAGTTTTGTAACCAGGGCAGATTAA